In Candidatus Thiodictyon syntrophicum, the sequence TCGCGCCAGGGGGGCCATGGCTCCGTTGTGAGTGGACCAATCCACAGGACGCGATTGCGTAAACGCGCCGCCTGCACCAGCCCCAACAGCGTCTCGGGGGCGGCGGTACTACCCCACAGGGCCTGCACGACGGTTGACATGGGTGTTGCCGGGCCGGTTGGCGCGATGGCAGTCCAGCACCAGAGGCTGTCACGGGACACCTCTGCCTCAAGTGCCTGCGCGAGGCCGGGCGGGGCCCCCAGGGGCAGACCCAAAACGACTGAGCGCCCCCGACGCAGGGCGTCCAGCGTTTCGTCGAGGAAGGCGACCGGGCCAGGGGCCGCCCACCAGGCGGCCCAGGGCGCGTCCATGGTCACGACGGGAGCAGCTCGGCAAGGTATGGATCAAGCCGGCGCGCGCCCTGCGGCTCGGCGCGGATCACGCCAGTTGTCTCCCCCCACGCAAGGACTACCTCCAGTTGATCCGGCTCGGCATCCAGCAGGGACAGTTCCTCGGCGCTCAGAGGTTCCCCTCTCCAAATGGCCATGGTCCGCAAGATGTCGAGCACCTCGGCCAGTGTGTCAAACTCCTCGCGCAACGCATCCGCCGCAACATCCGGTGCGAGCAAGTCGATGGTCTCGCGCCAGCGCTCCGGGGTCTCGACCAGTGGGGCAAGGGCTGCCTGCAGTGGTCCGTGCCAGAGTCCGGTGGCAGCGGTAAGTCTCTCCAGACGCGCCGGCTCGATGCTGCCAAGGCGGTTGTCCCGCAGCCAGACCTTCAGGGTTTCGCTGGCCCAGGGCTTGAGTGAAATCAGTTCTGGTAGTATCCGCCCCGCGACCGGTGCCGCCTGATGCCAGCACCAGGCGCGCCGCGCATCGCCGATGAAGACAACGCGCACGGTGCGGGACTTGCTTCGCCGGTTGGTCAGGACGCGCTGGACCTCGGCCACGGTTGCCGTCGACCAGTCGGCGGCGTTCGTGACCAGATAGATCAGATGGGTATTTTCCCCTTGCCGGTCGAGGGCCTGGCGCAGCGCAGCGGGCAGGTGACTGGCGGGCTCCAGTGACTGCCACTGGACCTCGATGCCCGGCAGGGTTGCGGCGGCCTCCTGCAAGGCCGGTGCGACTTCTTCGATCCCCGCCAGCACCAAACCGAAAACGAGGCTGATTCCGGTGCTCGGCTGCAGCAGCCGATGCTCCTGTTCCGCGGTCAGCGGACTGCGCATCCAGGGCTCGCTCCCCCGCGGGCGTCGATGCACCGCGGCGGTATAGGGCGGTGGCGGTTCTTCCGCCGCGGCATCCTGCAGGTCCTGTTCGATGCTGCCACGGGCACCGAGGAGGTTGACCAGATTCGGCGAGCGCAGGGCGTAGTTGCCCTCCGTGCAACGCAGGATACCGAGCCCCACCATCTCATCGAGCAGCACCCGGAAGGCCTCCGCGGTGCGGTCCGGAAAGCCGCGCTCCCACCGGCCCAGGGCCTGATCGCGAATCCACACGACAGGGAAGCCGCTGGCGCTGCTGACAGCCTCGTCCCGGCGCTGCAGCGTCTCCCGGGCGATGGCCAGCGCGATCAGCCGATAGCGCGGGTCCAGTGCCAGGGTGATCTGAAACCGGTCGCGGATGAAGGTACGCAGATCGCGCCGTTGATAGGCGGTCTCGACGTGCCCGGAGCTGATCTGATACGGCGGCGTCTGTTCCGGGTCGAAGTTGGCCTGATTGGCGTCGTTGAGGTACTGAAGGAGCTTGCTGCAGAAATCCTGGATCAGGTTTGGCGCATAGTTGGCGTAGGCCAGGATGCGGTTGACCACATCGTCATCGATCGTGTAGCCGAGCGCCCGCAGCGGCATGGTCACCAGTCGGAACGCCTCCCGCGCCTCGCCATTTTCAATCAGCGGTCCCACGCACAGGGGCTGCGCAAGGTGGGCGACCGGGGTATTTGGGTCACGGCTCGCGCGCTGGACATTGTGCAGCCCGGCCATCACCACCTTGAAGCGCCGCGCGGTGCGATCCATTACACCCTTCAGCGCGCGCAGCACGGGATAGCCATCTTCGGCATCCTGGGCAAAAAAGTTGTCGGACTCATCCAATAGCAGCAACAAGCGGCGGCGTTCGTCCGCGTTCAGCCAGTCCTCGATCTGGCGCTGGATGGTGTCGGCCCGCTGGACCTGGTCCTTGACGATCTGCTTGTCGAGATTGCTGGCAATGACCAGCCAGACCTCCGCGGGCGGGCGCCCGCGACCGATTTCCTTTTCGTTCAGATCGATCCAGACCACATGAAAGCCCGAGTCAGGGCTGTGATGGCGTCGCTGGACCTCTTTCAGCAGTGCGGTCTTGCCTAACTGGCGACCGCCATAGACCAGGTTAGTGCCCTGTCGGTCGACGATGCGGGCGATGGCCTCCCGCCGGCCCATGAACAGTTCATCCGGCACATCGCCGCCGGTGGAGCTATAGGGGTCGACGGCAGTGAACGGCAACGTGCATTCGAAGAATGCCTTTAGCCGCTCCGCCGGGGCGCAGCCAGCCAGATACAGCACCAGCCATTCATCGAGTAGCAGGAAGGTCTGCCCCTTCTCCCGGCTCCGGCGCGCCAGCGTGCGACGCTCGGCCACACTGAGTCGCCCCGGATAGAAGACCAGCACCGGCACCCCCGGCAACACGGGGTCGCGACCACCGCTGATGGCGCCCGCGATCTCCTCGGCCCAGGACGCCCCTGGCTTGGTACAGACCAACCGATAGCGGCCATGGGCACGGGAGCCGAATGCGGGGATTGGGCAGAGATCGCGGTCCTGAATGCGCTGGGTCTCGATCTGCACATCGCGACTGGACGCGCGGCGCGCGGGCAGGGAAATGGCCTTGACCGCCTCGAAGCCGAGCAGTCTGAACAGGTTCGTCATCGCCGCGACATCCTGACCCGCCTCGGCGTAGCGCACCGCTTGCCCCCAGGCGCGCAGCAATGCCAGCGCTTCCTCGAACCGGGCCGGACGGGGGGCGAGTTCGGCGGGCCAGGTCTCCGGCGCGCACCGATCAATGATCTCGCGGGTCCGCTGCTCCCCGAAGCTGGCCGCCGCCGCGGCGACAAAACCAGGGAAAAATGCGCGCTGATGCTGTGGCTCACGGTGGTCGTGGGGCGGCTCCGTACCATTCTCCGCATGCGTGACGTATTCGGTCGCGGTGACGATGTCGCCCTTGTCCAGCAGTGCATGCACGCGCTCGCGCAGTACTGGATTGCGCCGCAGATCGTCGTGGGCGGCCAGACGCTCACGTTCCGCATCGACGCGGTGGCGCTTATGTTCCGCCAGCGTTGCCTCGATTTGAACGAGTTCGCCCAAGGCAATTCCGAAGTCCGTGTCGGTCCGCGCCGCCAGGGCTTCCAGTTGCTCGGCCAGGGTGCTGCGCGTGGTCTCGTCCAGAAAACCGAAATCGAGCGCGTGGGCAATGCTGCGCTCGGCCTCACGCAGCCCGTCGTGCAGGCGCCGCTTGCAGCGCTCGATGCCGTGCTCGCGCCGTCGTGACCAGTCCTCGATCAATGGCTCGCCGACGTGGTGCCCGAGCGCAATGACCCGTGCAGTGGTTTCATGCAGACAGTCGGCGTCCGCACGGTCAAAGGCCGCCGCCAAGCTGTTGGGCTGCATACCTTGGGCGATCAGCAGCGACTCATAAATTCCGCTGCCCGGCCCCTCGTCCGGTTCCCAGCAGGCGTTCAGAACCAATCCGGGGATTGGCACCAATGCCTGGCCCAGCATCTGTTGCCACGGCAGTCGGGGGAGGGGCTTCAATTCAGGGTCGATCAGGTCATTCAGGTCAATCAGTGCGGCAACAACACTCGCGAGCGCCGCCTGGTCTAACAGGTCGCTTCCGATGAGCGGGCGCAATTCATCGATGGCCTTGCCGATCAGGCTGCGGGTGCGGCTGACCCATTCACTGAGCCCCGTTGGCCCGCTACCATCGCCGTTGTCACCCTCGTGCTCATTGAGGCGGCACCAAGTCTCCACGTACCCGACTGCCTCAAGTGCCGCCTGCACAAGGTCCTCTCTCGCGGCCCCTTCGATCGGGCGCATTTTTGCGCCACCCTTGCGGCACTCGTCGTCCGTTACGCGGACCCGAGCGAGGACCTTGGCACGATCACGCCAGTCCGCAGCCAGAGATCGGACCAAGTCCAGTTGCGAGACGTCGTCGGCAATCACCAGATGAAGCAATTCAGCCAGATCACCGGTTTCGAGCCAGTGCTTCCAGACGCGCGTCGCCGCCGCGTACTTGATGGTCTTATGCTGCGCCTCGCGCAGGAATGCCTCGGTCTGCTCCCGCAGCTGACTGCGCTCGCGGGCGCGCGCCGCAGCACTGCTCTCACCTTTGAAAGCGGCCTCCGAGAGCGTGGCGCGCAAGCGACCCGCGTCGATGACCGCCATTGCGACAGCGCGCAGTACCTCACGTTCGATCTGCTGGTATTGACTCTCCAGGATGCTGCGGGCGGAGGTGTGATACGGGGCGATCAGGGCCGGACGCAGGGTCATGGCCAGCACCAGAAGGCCATTGGCCCGGCGTTGCCGGACCTCCCGCCGGTCGAGATCGGCCAGCAGCAAGTCGGACAAGCCCTCGCGCAGCGGCTCCACCACTGCATCGGTTCCCGCATTGACCAGCGGCGCAAGCACCAGCGTCGAGAGGCTGCGAGCGGTGAAGATACCCGCGGCGAGTGCGCCGCGGGTTTCAAGGGAGTTCGCGAGATGGTAGGCCAGCGCCGGTTGCCCGTCGCGCACCAGGACCCAGACGGCAGCGTTAGCGGCGTCGTCGGTCAGGTGCCCGCTCGTCGGGTGCGCCGCGGCCAGCAGGTTATGCAGGCTGGTCTGCGCGGGCCAGGACGCGACCGGGGACTCCAGGCGTTGGGGAGCATTACCCGTTGTGGCCAGGCGTCCCGTCGGCGCCGTCCCGGTTGCCGGATGATGCGTCGACGCCGGCTCAGGTGGGGGTTTGTGCAACGGGGCTGGTGGTGCGTGTGGCGGCACATCCACCATTGCCGGGTGGGCGGGGGGTTCCGTCACCGGTGGTGGGGTGGTGATCGGGGCAGCGCTCAGCACCGGCCCAGGTGCGGGCGGGATGACGACCGCAGTTGCTGGCGGCGGGCTGGCGATGGTGTCCACTGCCGCGGGTTGTGCCGCGCTCGGGCCACAGGGTTGCGTCACCGACATGGGAAGCGCAACCCGTTGCGGTTGCTGGATGGGTTCCGGCGTAAGCGGGATTGAGGGTTCATCGGGCACTGATGTTGGCGTCCAGGCCGCATCATGCCCATCGCGCTCTACCGGTGCGGGCGCTGGGGCGACTGTCGCCGCTGCCTCGATCAACCAGTGGGCGATGTTCATGCGGACCCGCGCAAGGCCATTTTCGTGATCTTTCGCCTCCTCGGACAGGGCGCCGATCCCGTTCCAGTCCTGCGCCTGCATGGCGCGCGCCATGGCTGGCTGGACGCCAGCCAAGGCAATTTGGATGCCTGCCGCGGTTTCGCGCAGCCCCGCCAGTTTCCCCAGCGAGGCTGCTGCGGGCAGGAGCGGTTCAGCTTCGACCCTTGTGGGCCAGGCCTGTGCCCAGCTGGTGAGTTGCTCCAGCGCCTGCGCGGCTGCAACGTCTGTGGTATCGCACAAACGCTCCCGCACAATGCTGACCAGTGCCTCGAGCAGGCGTTGTGCCTGGGCGCGGTCCAGCACTCCAGCCAAAGACCGCAGGGCGGCGATGGCCGCATTGATCCGGCTCCGCTCGGTCGGCATCGCCTGCCAGGCGGCTATTGCGGCATGGGTTGCCGCCAACTGCGCAGCGGCGTCGTCGGCGAAGCTGGTCTGGTCGGGGTCGCCGTCGCCCAATGCGGGGGCGGGTGAAGGCTCGGGGTTCGTGCCCGCAGTGGCGGGCAGGAGCGTGTCGCTGACGGCGGGGGCCGGTGTCGCGTCCTCCTGCGCCAGTGGTGCAGTGTCGTCGTCAGGTGCTTCGCCTGCGGCAGTCTGAGGCCAGAGCGTGGCGACGCGATCCACAAGCCAGGTATGGACGCAACGGAATGCCGGGGTATCCATCGCCGGGATGCCAACGGCCTGGTCACGCACCCAATCCACCGCGTTTTGTACGATTTCGCGCGCGCTACCTGCAGGCTCTGGGGGGTGCCGGAGCTGGTCAAGGGTCCCATCAGACAACTCACGTCGCAAGCGGCGAGCGCCCTCGCGAAAAAACTGCCACCACGGGAGGAGCAGGGACGGCGGCTTACTTGCCCGTCGCTGACCGCGCTTCTCGAAAACCTGTGCAAACCGGTGCAGCAGGTCGTCATCGTTCGTGCTGGAGAGCAGGGCGGCATAGAAATCAGACTCTGCCATGGGCGGGCGCTTCCATTGCTGCGGCATAGCCTTGGCTGCCTTCACCGCAATGAAGTTGCGCGCCTGAAAAGAATATTCGAGCACCTCCCGGAGTTGCTCAGGCGTTGGGATAGTGCAGGGATGAAACGGTGGGCGTGGTTCCATGGGATGTACCTAGATGATCGGGCGGGCAGCATTTTCGCAGCGCCCATCACCTGTCAAGTTATCCGTGTGCATCGCCGGTGTCGTCCGTTGCCGCACGTTCCAGCGCTTTCCGGTTGGCGTCAGGTGCGATGACCGCTTGGTGAGTGGAGTAATCAGAGCGTAATTAGGCGTAATCAGGGACAGACCGGAGTATTTCCAGAACTTCCCAATGTAAGACAACGGCTTAGCCAGGTTTTTATACGGTGGCTTGGGGCACGCACGAGGTGTCATCATCTCCGGCGGGCGACCAAACCTGCTGGAGACCGCCCCGTGCATGCGCTGAACATCTTACATCACTGCCTGGCCCCGCTGCTGGCGCATATCCACCGCCGCCGCCTGGCGACCTTGCTGGAGGCGGTGGCCGCGAGCGTCTCCGGTCCGCAGCTGACCCTCACGGACATCGGGCGGCGCTGCGCCGGGTCGGCGCGGCTGCACCACAAGATCAAGCGCGCCGATCGCCTGCTCGGCAACACCCGGCTGCAGGGCGAGGCGCGCACGGTCTATGGCGCACTGTGCCGGATCTGCCTCAGGCGTATCCGCGAGCCGGTGATCGTGGTCGATTGGTTGGACCTGAAGGCCGACCAGTCGTTGCATCTCTTGCGCGCCTCGCTGCCGGTCGGGGGCCGCGCGCTGACCCTCTACGGGTCTGATCAGGATACGTGCAAAGATTAGTAATCTCGCCTTGAGTTTGCCAGGCCGTTAGCGCAAACCACTGAAAGAAAAGATATGTACCGATTGGCAAGCGTCGCCGCCGAGGCTGGTACTGCGAATCGAGCCGGCGGCCGAGTTCAGGTCACTGATTCGTGAACCACCCGTTGGACGGTGCTGACACCCACCCCGAGTTCGGTGGCGATCTTCTTGATTCCTTTGCCCTGTTGGCGGGCCACCCGGATCGCTTGCTCCACGCGGTCAGGCGTGCGCGGCCGGCCCAGCCGTTTACCTTGTGCCCGGGCCCGCTCCAAGCCCGCCTTCACCCGCTCCTGGATCATGGCGCGCTCGAACTGCGCGAACACCCCACACATCTGGAACATGGCGGTACCGCAGGGGTCGTGGTGTCGATCCCTTGCTGGTGCAAATACAGATCAACGCCCTTGGCCTGAAGGTCCGACAGCAGCGCCATGAGTTGTTGCAGGGATCGCCCGAGCTGGTCGACTGACTAGTTCTACTTTGTCACCTTAATTCGGTGGCGCTGAGTGCAAGGATACGGATATTTCGACCAATCCAGCATAAGGCGTTATAAATCATATATTTGCAATTAATGCAGCGAGTCGAGCGCCAGATTCTATTTTGAATAGGGGATATTTTCCCCGTCGATAATATTAATATAATCAAAGCGTTGGACAAGGTGACAAAGTAGAACTAGGCCATTAACAGGTCAAGCTCGCGCCGCAGGATGGCGCGGTAGAGCCGGTCATAGGCCGGGCGCCGATCGCGGCCCTTCGCCCCGCTGACGCCGTGGTCGACGAACTCCTCGACGACCTGCCAACCCATGCGCGCGGCCACCGCGCGCAGTTCCCGCAGCTGATTGTCCGGCGTCTGCTCGCCCGTCGAGACCCGCGCGTAGATCGCCACTTGCTTCATCATGCCCTCCAGCCTATACCAGAAAACACTTGGTTTTTGTACTCTCTTGCCGATATTTTTAACTATCTGATTTTATTAGTTTGGTGGATGCCGCTTTCGGGGGTGTTTTCCGTACCCGCTGCGATGCCACCCCCGGCACACCGAAGTTACTAAATTTTGCACGTATCCTGATCAGACCCGTGGTGCGGATAGCGGGTGCTGGTCGCGCCGGTGGCGCCTCGCCCCCGGGGGTCGCCGTGAATAGCGTACCGTGGTACATACCGCGTAATTACATACTAACCAGGCACCGGCGCCACGGCGGCGCCGGCCGCCCCCTACCCGTGATAAGCCCGGCTTATCCCGCCCAGGGCCTCAAAAGGCCCGCCCGGACCCACTAACGGCCTGTGACCCGCCCTTCATGACCATGGCCGTCTGGAGATCGGGCGCTCCCGAAACGGCCGTGAGGATAATGTGCACGGCCTGGCGGAAGGGACGGTAGTCCGGGTTCTGCTCGACCCACTCCCGGGTCGCGATCTGCTCCACTCACGCCTCCTCGGCCTCGTCGATGTTGATGGACAGACACCAGGTCTCGGAGAACCGCGGGCTGTAGCCGGCCTGGGCGTAGAGCTTGCGGGAACCGCCCCGTTGGGCGAAGGTCCGCCAGACCTCGAAGGTCGGATGGGTCAGATTGAGACGCTCGGCGAGGACGTAGCCCGCCCGCACCTTGTCGATGTTGGTCCCGTGGCGGTCGATCTCGTCGACGATGAGGCGCAGATAGCGCGGCGCCTGTTCGGCAAAGAGGTCTAGCACATGGTAGATGCCGCCGCACAGATCGGGTTCGCGGAGCATGTCGAGAAAGGTCCGCCCGATGGTGGCGACGCGGCGCGGCTTGCCCTGCACGGTCACGTAGGCCCCGGGGTCGCAGTGCGAGCTCGTGTGGACGCTCAGAATCTTGCGTTGAATCTTGTCGAGCCGCAGGCGGCGCAGCGGCGGGAGTCCCGCCTGGAGATAGGCCGCGAGGCCCTCGGCCCCGAGGTCCTTCTGCATCCTCTCGGTGGCTAGCCGGCCCCATTGGGACTGGGGCAAGGAGGTCACGAACAGCAGCTTGGGCAGACGGTCGGTGAGACCGTGGTACTCCATGGCGGTCAAGTGCGAAAGGTAACAGAAGGGGTCGACACAGCAGATGATGTCCTCCGCCGCCGCCTGGTCCTGACCCAGCACGACAAAGACGTCCTTGTTGGGGACATCCTTGGTGCGCTGGAGGATGCCGTCCGTCACCAGGCCACCGAGCAATCGGGTGTAGTCGGCGCGTTCCGGGACATCCTTCTGAAGTCGGTCCAGGGGCTCGCCGCGGTAGGTCTTCGCCTGGTAGAGGCGAAACACCAGGCTACCCAGATGGTAGTCGGTCACGACCGGCTGGTGAAGACGGCCGATTTCCAGGGCGATGGCGGTGCGAAGCTCCACTTGAATAGATTTATTATACTAGGTCTATATGTCCTGAGGACATATAGACCTAGTATTGAGAAATGTCAAGATTTAGTCTCAGAAGACCGATGGTGCTCGATTGTCGGTAGTCCGGCAGGCTGCGTCCCCGACACCCGATCGCCGCGGATCGGCCTCTCGGTGCCCCGTACGGCACCGATCGCCATGCCGCCCCAACAGGCCCACGCCGTCCTGCAGGACGGCCGACTTGCCAACGCCAGCAACAGGCTTAACTCCTGGTGCGAGTTGGAGGTGCGTAGCTCTTGTGCTGCTGGTCAGTCATCGTCGCGGTGGGTCGTCAGGCGGGTCAGGTCGCCCGCACCGTCCACCTCGGCCTGGAATTCGATCGGGCGGCAGCAGACCGGGCAGTCCTCGATGTAGCGCTGGCTGCCGGCGGAGCAGTCCACCAGGGTCGCGAACTCCTCACCACAGTAGGGACATTCAACGCTTCGATCGTCCAGCATCGCCGGCTCCGCGTGGGGGACAAGGACAGGAACAGGTCCGGCATCGCTCACCGGGCTGCCGGGGTGGGTCGCTCGCCACGTCGCGGATCCCGACCCATGAACTGGATGCCAATCACCGACCCTTCAAGCGCGTCGGGGACTGGTCGCGCGCTGGCGTCAGGTCGTCTCCCGCTCCGCCACCAGCATGGTCGCTGGCCCCTCCCCTGCCAGGCCCAACTCGATGCGGTGACGGCCGAAGGCGTCGGCGCGCTCGATGTAGCGCATGGCCGAGGCGGGGTCCTTCCAGCCCACGTACTCCATCAGGTCCTTGACGTCCCACTGGTGGGCGTTGGCCCAGGTCGCGAAGCCGCGGCGCAGGGAGTGGCCGCTGTAACGATCGGGTTCGGCTACGCCCGCATCGGTGAAACGTTTGCGCAGCACGGGCACCAGACTGTTCGGGTGGAAGCCGGTCGTACCCAGGTGCCCGTCCGGGCCGATGCGCCGGAAGACCGGTCCATCGGTCAGGCCCGCCGCGTCGATCCAAGCGACGTAGGCCGCGACCGGGCACAGGCGCGACAGCGCCGCAACCTTGAAGGTGGTGCCCTGCGCGTGCCGATCGGTCTTGGTGCGGGGCAGGTAGAGCGTCATCCCCTCGCCGGGCACCGCCTCAATGTCCTGTATGCACAGGCGGCTCAACTCGTCGCTGCGAAAGGCGCGCCAGAAACCGAGCAGGATCAAGGCCCGATCCCGCGTGGCGCGCAACCATCCCGCCCGCTCGCCAGGCGCACTCGCCCGGGCGATCTCCGCCGCAAGCCAGGCGTCGATGCGCGTCAGTTCCGCGAGCGGCAACGGCAGAGCGCGCTGCGCGCGGGCGGGGTGCAGTGCACCGATCCCTTTGAGCACCCGACGCACCAGGGGTGCTTTGGTCGGATCGACAAACCCCTGATCGCGATGCCACTGGGCGAGCGCGGCCAGGCGCAGCTTGAGCGGGATGACGAGCAACTGCTGAGCGCGACGCTGCGCACCGCGGTCGCCGGACTGTCGCGTCAACTGCACGCGCAGGCGTGCGCCCTGGTAGAGAACGCTGAGTCGCGCCATGCGGCCGAGGCGAGCGCACTGCGCGCCGACAGCGTGCGCCTGCAACGGGCCCTCGCCGACGTCCAGGCGCAGGCCGGGCAGCTCGGCGAGGCGCTCGCCAGCGAGCGCGCTGCCCATGCCGCGACCCACGAGGCCTTGCAGGCGGAACGGGTCCACGGCGCGGCGCTCGGCAACGAGAACGGGGCCCTTGGACTGCGGCTCGCGGAGCACGTTGGGCACATTCAATCCCTGGAGGATAAGCACCGGCACGCGCGCGACGCCCTGGAGCACTACCGGCAATCGGTGAAGGACCAGCGGGATCTCGACCAGCGCCGCCACGAGACCCAGGTGCAGCAGGTCCAGGCGGAATTGCGCCAGCACGCCCAGACCTTGGTCGCCAAACAGGACGAGGTGACGCATCTGAGCCACGACAACGCCCGCCTGGCCGCCGAACTGACCGAGGCCCGCCGTGAACTGCGCGCGGCACAGCAGACGCTGCGCGAGACCCAGCGGGCCCGAGACGGCCTCGTCGCCGTGCAGGCGCGCCTGGAGGCCGCCCACGCAACGCTGACCGAGCAACTGATGCTCGCCGAGGCCGCGCGCCAGGCGTTGGTTGCCGAGGAGCGTGCGTTACAGACGCGGGCCGCCACACAGGAGGCCAGCGCCCGCGGGCTCCAGGCGCGGCTCGACGCGCAGGAGTCTCTTTACACGGACCTTACGCGGCGACTCGACGGTCTGGACCTGCGCTTCGCCGCGGGGCCGCGGTCATAGTCACTGACCCTAACTGGCGGTCCTTGCCCCAGGCCATCAATTCTGGGGGGCGCCGACGACCGCATGGATGTCACGGCAGTGGCGGACGAGCGTTTCATGCTCATCGACGAACCGCTTTAAGGGTGTCGCGATTTCGTAGAAATGGATGTTGGCAGTGAAGCCATAGATGTTGGCGTCGATGCTGGTGGGCGTGTCGCCATGTGCGTAGCCATGGGTCGGAATAAGATCGCCGAGCACCGCCAGATCGGCCAGTCCGCGCGCCATCGCGTCATCGGGTTCGTAACGGCCGATGCCCTGGAAGTAGTAGCGCTGGCGGTTGAATTCCTTGGCCTTGAGCAGATCGTCGTCGGTCAGGCTCGGGTGTTCGCGTTTCAGTGCCGAGCTGAAAGCGGGCCAGTACCGCTCGTCCTGCCAGCGTGAATACGACATAACCCAGTAAAGATCGCCCAGCATGCGGGTAATCAGCAGGTTCGTGTTGCGCTGCGAGCGGGTGAGCGCGGCATCGATGGTCAGGCCATGCTTGCGGATGAGATAGGCAATGATGGTTTCGCTGTCCCCAACCGCCTCGCCGTCATCGACGATGTAGGGGAGTTGGCCGCGCGGCGCCGGCGATGAGTCGAAGATGTGCGCCTGCTCGAATGGTAGCCCGGCGAGCCGCAGGAATGCGTAAACCTTCAGCCCATAGGGATTGTTGTCGGCCACACCGAACAGCGACGGGAAAGAATAAAGCGTCAGCATCGGGCATTCTCCGTGGTAGAATCAGGTCGCGATGGCAATGGACGATGGCGTGATTGAACCGGGCGGTCATGGTGCCCTGCGCAGTCGGTGAGCAGGTCGTTGCTCTCCGCCCCCAACTGTGCCCTTGATCGCTCCAAGCCAAGGGGCGCCGGCCGCGGCGAGGGCGACGCCCCACCGCCACTGTACTGCACGCCGCGGCACCCAGGCTGAGCCAGGCGATTGTCTTCCCCCCGTCAAGTGTTTGGTTTCCCCCGCGCAGGCCCTCGCAACGGCGGCAGGCGGGGCCGTCATGGCGTAGGATAGGCCCATGAAAACCGCCGTGCTCGTCGCCCTCCTCCTGTGCTGCGGACTGCTCGCCGCCGCCCCGCTGCAGGTCGGTTCCCCACTGCCTGCCCTAAAGCTGAAGGACCAGCACGATGCGCCTCAGGCCATCACCGCCGACACGCGCTATCTGATCTTCGTCGCCGAACGCGCCCCCGCGGCGCTGGCCGAAACCGCCCTCGACGGCCAGACCATAACCACACTGGCGAGCGCGCACGTACGCTACGTTGCCGACATCAGCGCCATGCCAGGGATCATTACCACGGTCATCGCGCTGCCGAAGATGCGCAAGCGACCCTACCCGATGCTGTTGGGACGCAGTGCTGCGGAGACGGCCATGCTGCCGCGCGAGCCGGCCAAGGTGACGCTGATCGAGGCGCAGGGTGGGATCATCACGACCGTGCGGTTCATCGCCGACGCCCTTACCTTACGCGCAGCACTGGGGCTTACGCCTTAGTGGGAAGCGTACAGCGACGCTGGCCATCAGCCCCAACGCTGAGTCGGCGCGCGGGCCAGGGCGGTGGCGCGCGTGGTCGCTCCGCCGGGCAGACCGGGTCAGGGGGCTTCGCCGCGGGCCGCGCGAGCGGACCCTTCGGCCGACTGCGCGCCACAGAGAGCGCGCACGAGTCCCATCAGCTCATCCAGGTCGCGGCAGGCCCGCAGGCGCTGGGCGTCGATGCACAGGGTCGGCTGGCCGTCCCCCAGACACAGGACCGCCGGCAGGGTGACCGCAACGTCCGGGAAGCGGGCATGCAGCTCATCGCGGTGCAGAAACTCGCAGTCGG encodes:
- a CDS encoding glutathione S-transferase family protein gives rise to the protein MLTLYSFPSLFGVADNNPYGLKVYAFLRLAGLPFEQAHIFDSSPAPRGQLPYIVDDGEAVGDSETIIAYLIRKHGLTIDAALTRSQRNTNLLITRMLGDLYWVMSYSRWQDERYWPAFSSALKREHPSLTDDDLLKAKEFNRQRYYFQGIGRYEPDDAMARGLADLAVLGDLIPTHGYAHGDTPTSIDANIYGFTANIHFYEIATPLKRFVDEHETLVRHCRDIHAVVGAPQN
- a CDS encoding helix-turn-helix domain-containing protein; translated protein: MCGVFAQFERAMIQERVKAGLERARAQGKRLGRPRTPDRVEQAIRVARQQGKGIKKIATELGVGVSTVQRVVHESVT
- a CDS encoding recombinase family protein translates to MMKQVAIYARVSTGEQTPDNQLRELRAVAARMGWQVVEEFVDHGVSGAKGRDRRPAYDRLYRAILRRELDLLMA
- a CDS encoding site-specific integrase produces the protein MLVIPLKLRLAALAQWHRDQGFVDPTKAPLVRRVLKGIGALHPARAQRALPLPLAELTRIDAWLAAEIARASAPGERAGWLRATRDRALILLGFWRAFRSDELSRLCIQDIEAVPGEGMTLYLPRTKTDRHAQGTTFKVAALSRLCPVAAYVAWIDAAGLTDGPVFRRIGPDGHLGTTGFHPNSLVPVLRKRFTDAGVAEPDRYSGHSLRRGFATWANAHQWDVKDLMEYVGWKDPASAMRYIERADAFGRHRIELGLAGEGPATMLVAERETT
- a CDS encoding type IV toxin-antitoxin system AbiEi family antitoxin domain-containing protein, which translates into the protein MELRTAIALEIGRLHQPVVTDYHLGSLVFRLYQAKTYRGEPLDRLQKDVPERADYTRLLGGLVTDGILQRTKDVPNKDVFVVLGQDQAAAEDIICCVDPFCYLSHLTAMEYHGLTDRLPKLLFVTSLPQSQWGRLATERMQKDLGAEGLAAYLQAGLPPLRRLRLDKIQRKILSVHTSSHCDPGAYVTVQGKPRRVATIGRTFLDMLREPDLCGGIYHVLDLFAEQAPRYLRLIVDEIDRHGTNIDKVRAGYVLAERLNLTHPTFEVWRTFAQRGGSRKLYAQAGYSPRFSETWCLSINIDEAEEA
- a CDS encoding CPXCG motif-containing cysteine-rich protein; protein product: MLDDRSVECPYCGEEFATLVDCSAGSQRYIEDCPVCCRPIEFQAEVDGAGDLTRLTTHRDDD